Genomic segment of Salvia hispanica cultivar TCC Black 2014 chromosome 2, UniMelb_Shisp_WGS_1.0, whole genome shotgun sequence:
aactctctctctcatcgaAACCATTACTTGGTCGTTTGTCTTTAACGAGTCCAAAATTTAACTTAGCAAACTAGTCCATTCCATCCTTTAAGGATTCTAGGGCCAGCCAAACTTcttatatcataaaaaaaattagccaACTTCTCTATTTAAATCTTTAAGCTcacactttttaattaaagaggcccaataaaacaataaatcagGCCCAATCACTATACTCCTCACCCCATCGGTCTCCCTCTCTCATTTTTCATGAATTCCCCCAAATTGAAGAAGAACAATCCCTAGATCCTTCTCCCTCCTTTCTCTCGGCTACATCGCCGCTCCATCTGGGTCACCGGAGCATCGCCGGCTCTAGTTCCTCGGCGTCACAGGGTCGCCGGCACCCTCCGTCTCCGTCCatctctgtctctctctctcgtctGCTACACAGTGGTGCAACACCGTTGTGACCTCGCCGGCAGCCTCCTGACCGCCAGCAACCGTCCAGCTCCCGTCGCCACCTCAAGATCGGGAACCCAAATTCTATTTCGGAACTCCCTTCTCACCCCGAAGTTAAGTTCTTTACCCTCCATTACTTAGTGTAGTTTACTTGAGTTTTTGGGGCAGCAACTATGTGGAATCAGAgttcttgaaaatttttgtGTTCACTTACTGGAATAGGTTCATCATCTTTAGTTCCTCCTTGGGCAGTAGCTTTGTATTTGATCACAGTGGTGAGGTTTCATATAGTTTTACTACTGTTTTTGGTCTATGAGACAGACTATGGTTTTCCTTGCACTAATTTGTTATGATGTGAAAATCCTGAAGCTCTAAGTTCTTGAGCCTAAACATGAGGTTCCAATAAGATGCAGAGGTATTGATCTGATTTAGGACTTAACATGCTATTTgcaaatttctaatttttggtGCTTCTACATGATgatatgaaatattatttggaAGACGGATGGAAGTGTATTACCTCTTGAAAGTAGCTactgttttcttttgttcctCTGCTCTTAGCACTCAaactctctcactctcaaaacTTGCTATTCTAACTCACAATTTCTGATTGAAGTGTTTGGGGTGAAGAAGTGAGACTAAGTGGAGACACACATATTTATGGGGCGAAAAGTTGGGTCAAGGATTTGTTAGCTGCAAAGTCTGGAACTCCTTGCTTCTCTACCAAGATCTGTATTGGCCTCTTGTGTGTGGTGCTACTCTTCTTTATTCCCTTGTTGCAGGGGATCCTCCTTTTTAAGATCTTCACTAagcttttaattaatactttcGTCTCTTTCTTGAAGCACAAGTACTCCCTTCATAAAATCTCTTGTTTGTATATGTAGGGAGAGCAGGTGGTTGCTCGATTCAGGCCGATTTGGTGCAGCTGGAGGGAGGCATTTTGGGTCAGCTGCTTGACAAGGAGTTGGTCAAAGGGTGAGTTGCCACTCCTAGAAAGGCAAGTCCCCAATTTGGTAGCATTGAAAGGTAAACCctatttgttttatcttaGTATGTCCCTCCTTTCATTTATTGCTTAGTACACAGGTTTGTAGCCTTGTACTCCTAAGTCTTTAAGaacttttgtttttctcattGCAGCTCTCGATTGGTGCAATGGAAGTGTAGGAGTGTACCTGCCATTTTGGGGTCATTTTGACCTCCTTTAATAAAGTAAGGATGACTTCTTCCCTTGCTTGGTTTGATGTTGAAAAAGGTACcttacaatatttattagtattgttTGTTCATTGCAAGTTTGATGGCAGATAAGGGAAAGGGTTTTGAAATTTGGGGATGTGGTCTTGGATGGAGACAAGGCAGTCGGGCTGGCTGCATGGGCCATTGGGCTGCCCTTCAAGTCATTGGGCTGAAAGAATCTTGAGTTCGAGAAGAGAGGCCCaacattttgtatatttgtattCTTAAATTCTTTCTCATCAACTCGtgtgtaatttattttgtaactagAGAGGCTCGATATGTATTCGAACTTTCTAGATCAGCAAAGTAACATCATATTCTTTCTTGACGTTTATTGTATTTAATACGTATATACGAAATATGTTTTAGTCCGATCGATACTCTTCAATTAGCAAACAAGCAAAGTCATCGACTAATATTTCCGAATTGAAAGTAAATAGAAACAACAAACATTTCTTTAGTTCGACATTAAtcttaaagaaaaaaaggtaatAAAAGAGCGGGTATTACATTTGGTATGTAACCCTTCCTTTGGGTTTCACGCCTTTAATTTGACTTTCATTGACATCACCATCAGTTGAAATGTCTCCAACCTTATTTGCCTCAACTGTCACATTATTTGCCTCAGCTGTCACATTATTCGCCTTCCCCGCCATTCCATCAATGCCATTTCCCATTTTCAAGAGACAATCTATGACATAAGTATAACTATCTTCACTCTTAGCTGCTTTTCCAGTTAATTGCATGAAAGAGTTACATAACTCTTTATATCGTCGTTTCTTTCTCAGTTTTTCATCAACAATGACAACCCCTTCATCGCAACTTCCTGCCATCCCATTCTTAGCATGCTTGGTCCACCGCTTTAAGATATATTCATCAGGTATTCGACTGATATTCATGCATGTTAAGATTCTTAAACTATGTGAGCATAAAATACCTGAAAATTCAAACTTCCTGCAACTGCAAGAAATAGATACTTCAATAGAATCATATGAGACTGTATGTTCAGTAGCTTGATGGCATGGTCTGACCTTATAAATTCTTGAACTTCCAAGTTGATTCTCACTCTCGATCTTGCTTTCAAATGCCTTCCTCAACTCCTCATTGAACAATGCAAACATCGTGTATATACTGTAGCAgcatgctttaaaatttctaatgGAAGTGTCATAACAGGAGAACTTTGAGCAATTTTGAAATCTTCTATTGATTCCTTCTCTCGGCGATCATCTATCAACCTTTGAAAATGATGGAACACCTCAACAATGttgtttttgtaatttacATAATGCTTCACGACAGCATTCATGCACTCACTTCGTTGAGTTGTTATGATGTCTGCACAAAATGTGCTTCTTCCATAGATTAATGCCCATTTTTCCTTTAGAGAAAACATTCTTGCCAACCACTGATTATCTTTCAAGTCGTATTTCTCTAACATTTCGTTCCATGCATCAAGAAATTCTGATTCTTCTTCAAAGTCGTACACACAACGACTAAAATCAGTTTCAAATGTGTTCTTGAAGCTCGAAAAAACACTAGAAAGATGAATGGCTGCATTCTGAAAAATATGCCAAACACATAAGCGATGGTAAGTTGATGGCCACTTGGAAGCTAAAGCAACACTCATTTCTTGGTCTTGGTCTGTTAAGATGGTTTTTGGTCTCTTTCCCATCATGGCATCTTCAAATGCACCAAACAACCACTCAAAGGTTTCAATGGTTTCATCGTACAATAAAACTGCACCAAATACAGTTGTTTGTTTATGATGATTTACGCCGACAAACAAGGCAATTGGTCTACCATCTCGATGTTTTCTGTATGTAGTATCGAAACAAACGACATCACCAAAATGACCAAAATCTTGTATCATTCTACCATCTgtccaaaatatatttgtaatcAGATCTTCCACGTCCAACTGTATTGCATAGTAAAAGTGTGGATCTTCACTTATCATCCtttgtaaatattgtaaaacacCCCCACTATCACCTTGTTTGATCTCCAAAGTCCTCTTTGTTCTCAAATAATTCTTCAAATCAATATGAGTGAAACCAGGATGTTGAATTCCGCCAACTTCCTTTGCCATTACATCGATAATTTTCTTTGGAGGCAACCCACAACTTTGAGCCACATCAACTTGAGTTTGTTGAACATCTGACATTTGTCTAAAACATCTAAACATGTAAGATTTTTCAGGATCACACAATTCATGATTGTGCTCTTCAACAAACTTCACAATTCGAAACCTTCCCCCATATCTACCATTAATTTTCATCATAGCCTTACACCCGCACCTTATTTCAGGACGCGGATTATTTACTGTAACACCTCTGTTATTTGTTGCTCTAAAACCTTCTCTACAGCAACAAAAACTAACGTCAAGGATGTTACCTGTAATTGGATCTTTATGAGCAGTCTTTTTTCGTGTTCCGAAACCAGTTGCCTTAGCATATTTCATATGGGCATCATATGCTTCAACTTCAGTTTCGAACTCCATTCCTATCTTAGGAATAATGCCTTCTGATATAGTCTCATACATACCTACAAATGACGTGAGCAAGAAagattcttatttttttaaatatagatacCAAACTGCAGCAGTAAAAATATCTCTTCTaccactcatttaatttattttcagtaTATAATCTCCTTTCATGCATATGCTTTCAATAAAGAtcattcaattaaaataaattcaacttaatattacaaattagATAATATAATGATTCATAATAACTTCTACTCAATTAACTTACCTGTGCTAACGTGATGTCCTTTGAAATCGTTGAGTTAGAGAATCAAATTGGAgcaattttcatatttagctGCGCCGTAAAGATAAAGGTTTTTGGTGTTGAGTTTTTAGATGTGGATGATAAATAAATGACTTTAGGGTTTAATATTTAAggtattgtttttattatctttttatttatattctctACATGGAATTATTGTATTAGTATAGTAAAAGATATAtttaatagaaattttaatcattaattttatattttaaagaatataCACATGGCACTATTATATTGGTGGGGTAGCAAATGATGTAtgagatttttcattttaaagcATAGACACATGGCATTATTGTATTGGTGGGGTATCAAATGGTGTTTAAGGTGGGGGAGGTGATCCTCTTcggcaaaagacttagactttgtttgcttcttatacatttaaatgtttataaaaatcttataaatgcacaagcaaacacaatgtaataatatattgattctattcgtgcgaaactgctcgaataatactgaatcgagttaaaagtggattatagagttttacgtatacaatcaagattctattcgagcgaaacctgctcgaaacatgcttttcagtataccaaacctaacaggGGATGTCTGCCGCGATGCCGTGGTTGATGCCCCAAATGCAAAAAATGTCGGGGATGATGCCCCAAATGAAACCGGGGATGACGATGCCCTAGATGCAACAGGGATCCCCTGCCGCTGCGGGATGGAGCAGGCAGGGGGTCCCCCAATCACCTGGGGACAATGTCTATCGCCCCTATATGGATTTATTGTGTAGTGATTCTCCCCAGCGTACTCCACTGGAGACTCGTATTCCCTTGGAGACTCAGTTCCCTGGCATCGAGATGTTCTCTTTTGAGGAGTTGGGGATATCTCCGAGGACGTCGCCAGCCACGCAGCCAGCAACGCCACCGATGAGGACGCGGAGGCCGGGGAAGAGCAAGGCCACTAGCTCACGTGCGGCGACCGGTGGTGGGGCGGGAGAGGAGGAAGGCGGCAGGAGAAAGAGGACCGTCTGGAGCATTCAGGAGTGCGTCGAGCTGGCAAAGGCATGGATCAGTGTAGTCAAGGATCCATACGTCTCGGCCAACCAGCATATCGACATAATGTTGTGGCGCATTAGCCAAAGCTAACTCGAATTCAAACCGGCCGATGGGAAGCCTCACGATGGAGAGCAATGCTGTAAACAGTGGGAGCGGCTGAGGAGGCAACTCAGCCGATTTGCTGGCctctaccaaaacaacatCCGCTCTGCAACCAACGGCATGATCTCCGAAGATGTGAAGCTTATGTCTCACCAGCAGTTCCCCGACAGTGAAAAGGGGTTCGGGGAGTTCAAATATTGGCAGGTTTTTCTTGAGGTGGAGAATTCCCCCAAGTTTATGGCGGGTGTTGAAGCTGGCTGGGcgaagcggacgaagatcaaCGCCTCCGGCGAGTACAGCAGCAGTGCCGGTTCTCACGAACTCCCCGAAGCCGAGGCCGAGATCCCGACACCTCAATTGTCTTCCCGCCGCCGTCGCCCGATTGGGCAAAAGGCCGCGCTGCGGATGTCTAGGGGAAGTGCCAACAGGTCCCAAGAGGTCCAATCGGAAGCTCCTTCCCTGGTCACTCCCGAGCTCAGCAATCTCGCCGAACTGCAGATGACGCAGGTCATGATCAAAACAACAGACAAGTGGCATGCAGCGACGGATCCCTTGTACAAGCGGATGTTGAAGGATGGGATCGACACTCTGAGGAGACAGTTTAGGCTGCCACCCCTGCCCGTTGATGGCGCTGCCACCGGCGACGAGGAATGAGACGGGGGGCGCATTTGTCGAAGCTTGgggttgttttttttgttcgttaagtttgtttttttaaaataattatgtactttttttttaataaagtgGTTGCAATTTCtccgtattcgtgtcgaaagTTTAATAccgtaaattgtttaattctgtaaattgtttaatttggtgaatttgtggattttttttactgCGGGAAGTCCATGGGGATGTCCACCACTGTGCAGTGGGatgtccttatgacgtggcagtgcTGTGGGatgtccttatgacgtggcaggaggtgTTTTTGGAAAGTCCGTCGAGAAGGGCGACAGGACATCCGCACTAGTGGAGATGCTTTAAGAatgcaaaatgaaaatttagaaatattcatttgccaaaataaataaagaaataaaaacgATTAATTGTGAGTTTGTGGGAAGATTCTGGGAGACACGCAACTAACTTAACCACCACAAGACTCAAGATTCATGTGGCGCCACTCCCTTGTTGAATAAagaaaccaaaattaaaaccatCTCCCTCCAATATTTCCAACTCCTTTTGAATCTTCTCATCACAGCGAGAAATTCTTGCAAATCTCCCACGAAAATGGAGGCCCTCAACTCTAATCTTGACTCTACTCTCTCCACTCTCTccactctctccaaatttACATCAAAACCCACCTCCAAACCCTTCTTCTCTTGCCGATCTCCGAGATTGAGCTGTCGGAAGCCCAAGAAATTTACGGTGAGCAGCGTTCGATGTTCGGACAATAAAAGAGGCAGTTTGGAATCGCAGAATGGCAATTTTTTAGCAGAAAATGAGGATTTGATGAAAAGGGTTGGAAGAGGAGTGGTAGGTTTCGCCGCTGCAGCGTCCTTGTGCTGGGATTCGTCAGCGTCGGCGGAGTCTCTGACGGTTGCGTTTCCTGTTTCTCACACTCGCGAGGTGATC
This window contains:
- the LOC125206290 gene encoding protein FAR1-RELATED SEQUENCE 5-like, whose amino-acid sequence is MYETISEGIIPKIGMEFETEVEAYDAHMKYAKATGFGTRKKTAHKDPITGNILDVSFCCCREGFRATNNRGVTVNNPRPEIRCGCKAMMKINGRYGGRFRIVKFVEEHNHELCDPEKSYMFRCFRQMSDVQQTQVDVAQSCGLPPKKIIDVMAKEVGGIQHPGFTHIDLKNYLRTKRTLEIKQGDSGGVLQYLQRMISEDPHFYYAIQLDVEDLITNIFWTDGRMIQDFGHFGDVVCFDTTYRKHRDGRPIALFVGVNHHKQTTVFGAVLLYDETIETFEWLFGAFEDAMMGKRPKTILTDQDQEMSVALASKWPSTYHRLCVWHIFQNAAIHLSSVFSSFKNTFETDFSRCVYDFEEESEFLDAWNEMLEKYDLKDNQWLARMFSLKEKWALIYGRSTFCADIITTQRSECMNAVVKHYVNYKNNIVEVFHHFQSIYTMFALFNEELRKAFESKIESENQLGSSRIYKVRPCHQATEHTVSYDSIEVSISCSCRNRIPDEYILKRWTKHAKNGMAGSCDEGVVIVDEKLRKKRRYKELCNSFMQLTGKAAKSEDSYTYVIDCLLKMGNGIDGMAGKANNVTAEANNVTVEANKVGDISTDGDVNESQIKGVKPKGRVTYQM